DNA sequence from the Thermoanaerobaculia bacterium genome:
CGAGGCGCTCGGCGAGCGTCAGCCCGTCGACGAGTTCCATGACGAGCGCGCGTGTTCCGTCCGACTCTTCGAGGCCGAAGATCGAGGCGATGTTCGGATGATGGAGCTGGGCGAGGAGCTTCGCTTCGCGCTCGAATCTCGCCAGGCGCTCCTTGTCCTCGGTGAATTCGGCAGGCAGGACCTTGATCGCGACCTGGCGATCGAGCCGGGTGTCGGTCGCCCGGTAGACCTCCCCCATACCGCCCTCGCCCAGCTTGGCGGTGATCTCGTACTGGCCGAGGCGGGTGCCCGAGGAGAGCGTCATGCCGGCGCGATCCACATCACGCGCCGCTCTCCAGCGGCAGGCGCTCGAGACCGGCGACGCGCTCGAAGCCGCGGTCGAACGAGGCGATGCGCGGGATGTCGTGGTTGAGCGCCACGCCGGCATGGACAGCGTCGCGCACCGAGAGGCCCTCGACCGTGCGCAGCAGCGCGCGTGCCCGATCCGTATCCGCCAGCGTCACCGGCAGGACGACCGGGCAGAGCTGCACGAAGAGCTCGTAGACCTCGTGCGCGAGGTCGGCGCGCCGGAGGCCGAAGTAGCGGTAGAGAATCTCCTGGAGCACCTCGGTCGACGTATACGCCTCGACCTCGCCGGTGCGCACCCGCGCGAGGAATCGCAGCGCCGGCTCGCGCAGCGGGTGATCCCTCCCTGCCACGTACATCGGCACGTTCGAATCGACGAAGACCTTCATCCGCGGCCCGTTTCGATCTCCGCCAGCATCTGATCGATGTCCGCAGTCGGACCACCGAGCGCGGCGAGGCGCTCCAGCGGATCGGGCTCGCGAGGCCCTTCGGTCAACGCCTGCTCAATGGCACGCCGGACCCATTCGCCCTTGGAGAGCCGCCTTCGCGCCGCCGCCTTGGCCAGCCGCGCTTCGAGACTCTCTGGAATGAGAACCTGCAATCGATGACTCATAGGCGCATGCTAACATGCTCACAGCAAGAGGTCGTCTCGCGCGAGCCCCAGAGGCAGGTCGTCCCGCTTCCGACCGACCAGCGAAAAGGGGTGGCGCCAAGGACCTTCGCGCTCAAACCTCGCGAGGCGATCCTTGTCCTCGGTGAACTAGGCAGGCAGGACCTTGATCGCAACCTGGCGATCGAGCCTGGTGTCGGTCGCACGATAGACCTCGCCCATGCCGCCCTCGCCGAGCTTGGCGGTGATCTCGTAGGGCCGAGCCGTTGCCCGGTCATGGGGGACCGATCACCGCACCGTACTTCAACGAGCCTTGCTTTCAGCGAGCCGCCGCTCGAGCTCCGGGAACCAGTGAAGGACCACTTGCAGGCGTCCGGAGTCCGGAGTCCGGCGCAGGAAGATGAAGCGGCCGTCGCGGGTGACGTCGTAGTTCGGCGTCGTGATGCCCGGCCCGAAGTCGTACTCGTCGGCGAAGAGCGACGTCGGCCGGCCCAGACGAGGCTCCGCCGAGCTGCCGTCGAAGGTCGCCGCCATCACCTGTCCCGCGCCGCGGTAGTAGATCTCGCGGCCGTCGCGGCTCCACCGCGTCTGGGAGCCGCCGCCCTCGGAAACCTGCCAGGCGCGATCGAGGGCCGGATAGGCCCGCACGTAGATCTCGGGCTCGCCCGATGCGTTCGACTGGTAGACGAGCCAGCGCCCGTCCGGCGAGAGCTCCGGCCCGCCTTCGTAGGCCGGCGTCGCGATCAAGGTCCGCGGCTCGAAGGCGCCACCGATCGAAGTGAGCAGGATGTCGCCCGCCGTCTCGGGCCGAATTCGCACGGTTACCAGCGAGTCGGGATCGGGCCCCGGCGCGGATGGGTAGTCGTTGATTGTCGCGCCCGGCAGTGCACCCCCACGGCCGCTGCCGTCGGCCGCCACCCATCGCGGCACGGTCTGAAGGCGCAGGAGGATCCGCTGGTCGTCGGCGCTCCAGATCGCGAAGCTCGTGCCAAACGTCCCGCCCGCAATCCGGGTGCGCGTCCCGCGTTCGAAGTCGAGCGCCTCGAGGGTGCGCGACCCCTCGAGTAGCAGCCGGCGGCCATCTCCGGACACCCGCGGCAGCCCATACGCTCCGGGCGGGAGGTCGAGGGCGCGCTCGCTGCCGTCGCGCCCCACCGAGACCGCGCGCTTCTCGTCGAACTCCCGCGGCATGTAGAGGAGCGTGCCGGCGGGCGACAGCCGGTAGCCAAGGGATCCGTAAAGCGGCGCGGCGAGCGACGACGCCGGCAGGACCTCCGTGGCCCGCCCCGAAACGACCGCGCGCTCGGTGTCGAAGGCCATGGCCCAGACCGCTCCGTCGCGCTCGAAGAGCAGGTGCCCGGTCGCCGACAGCATGGGGGTGGACGCATTCTCGACGACCACGGACCGCTCACCGCCGGTGAGCGACAGCGACTCGATTCGGGACGTCTCGGCGTGCTCCGTGAGATTCGCGAAGAGCAGGCGGCGCCCGCCGGGCAGCTCGACCGGGTCGGTGTGCAACACCTCGTGGCGCGCGCCGTCGAGCCGCGTCAGCTGCGCGGGCTCGCCGCCAGCGGCGGGCACGCGCCAGATCTCGCCGGCGCAGAGGTAATAGATCCAGCCCTCGCCCCAGGCGACGCTGTTGCGCAGGTCGGCACAGGTCGCGAGCACCGCGCCCTGCTGGTCCGCGAGCGCGAGGCGCACGACGCGCGAGCCTCCCGGGACGAAGGCGATGCTCTGGCCGTCCGGTGAGAAGGTCAGGGCGTTGACGCCCGACGAGGCCTTGATCTCGGTCGCCTCGGGTCGGTCCAGCCGGCGAACGTAGAGCCTTCGCTGACCCTCGCGGAAGCCGATCATCGCGATCGTCCGTCCGTCCGGCGAGACTGCGAGACCGGCCGGGACTCGCGTCACCAGGTCGACCCCCGCCGGCAGCGAGAGCTCGACCTGCGTGACCTCCCTGCGATCGTCTTTCGCCACCTCGCTGCGCGACGCACGCCCCAGCATCCAAGCCGCCCCGGCGATCGCGGCGATCGCGGCGATCGCCGCGACGCCAGCGACCGCGGCCACCGCGCGCGACCGCGGAAGGGCGCGGCGCTCGGCGGCGAGCGGCGCGGCCACGACCTCCGGGCTCGCGATCGCTTCGGCCAGCACCAGCCGCGCGTCGCCGATGTCGCGCAGCCGGTTCTTCGGATTGCGCTCGAGGCAGCGGCGCAGCAGCATCCG
Encoded proteins:
- a CDS encoding type II toxin-antitoxin system VapC family toxin is translated as MKVFVDSNVPMYVAGRDHPLREPALRFLARVRTGEVEAYTSTEVLQEILYRYFGLRRADLAHEVYELFVQLCPVVLPVTLADTDRARALLRTVEGLSVRDAVHAGVALNHDIPRIASFDRGFERVAGLERLPLESGA
- a CDS encoding protein kinase, with amino-acid sequence MIGQRLGPFEITAKLGEGGMGEVYRATDTRLDRQVAIKVLPAEFTEDKERLARFEREAKLLAQLHHPNIAAIFGLEESGGTRALVMELVDGPTLAERLESRPLSFTESLSFALQIAQALEAAHEKGIVHRDLKPQNIKASVEGEVKVLDFGLAKAMDATSGAASAADFARSPTIMNSPTLTAVHGTQLGVILGTAAYMAPEQARGVAVDKRADIWAFGVVLFEMLTGRSLFAGDTVSDTLAGVLKTEIDLSQLPAGTPAAIRMLLRRCLERNPKNRLRDIGDARLVLAEAIASPEVVAAPLAAERRALPRSRAVAAVAGVAAIAAIAAIAGAAWMLGRASRSEVAKDDRREVTQVELSLPAGVDLVTRVPAGLAVSPDGRTIAMIGFREGQRRLYVRRLDRPEATEIKASSGVNALTFSPDGQSIAFVPGGSRVVRLALADQQGAVLATCADLRNSVAWGEGWIYYLCAGEIWRVPAAGGEPAQLTRLDGARHEVLHTDPVELPGGRRLLFANLTEHAETSRIESLSLTGGERSVVVENASTPMLSATGHLLFERDGAVWAMAFDTERAVVSGRATEVLPASSLAAPLYGSLGYRLSPAGTLLYMPREFDEKRAVSVGRDGSERALDLPPGAYGLPRVSGDGRRLLLEGSRTLEALDFERGTRTRIAGGTFGTSFAIWSADDQRILLRLQTVPRWVAADGSGRGGALPGATINDYPSAPGPDPDSLVTVRIRPETAGDILLTSIGGAFEPRTLIATPAYEGGPELSPDGRWLVYQSNASGEPEIYVRAYPALDRAWQVSEGGGSQTRWSRDGREIYYRGAGQVMAATFDGSSAEPRLGRPTSLFADEYDFGPGITTPNYDVTRDGRFIFLRRTPDSGRLQVVLHWFPELERRLAESKAR
- a CDS encoding ribbon-helix-helix protein, CopG family yields the protein MSHRLQVLIPESLEARLAKAAARRRLSKGEWVRRAIEQALTEGPREPDPLERLAALGGPTADIDQMLAEIETGRG